The DNA region AGATCATTCTGGACTGGGCTGAAGAGAAAGAGAATCAGGACGTCCACCTCATATTTCCACTTCCTTTCAGAGGGATCAATTTGATGAAGAACAAAACACTCAGTCTTTTAGATCTTCTTCATCTTTTCTTCCCACAAACAAAAGAAATGAACATATCTAGTAAAAGATATAAAGTGTTGTTCATCTTTGATGGTTTGGATGAGTGTCGTCTGTCTCTGGATTTTCACAGCAGTGTGAGGTTGTGTGATGTAAGTGAATCAACCTCAGTGGACGTGATGCTGACAAACCTCATCAAGGGGAATCTGTTTCCCTCTGCTCTCATCTGGATCACCTCCAGACCAGCAGCAGCTGATCTCATCCCCTCTGAGTGTGTTGATCGAGTCACAGAGGTACGAGGCTTCAGTGATCCACAGAAGGAGGAATACTTCAGGAAGAGAATCAGTGATGAGAGTCTGTCTGATCAAATCATCTCACACCTGAAGTCATCCAGGAGTCTCTACATCATGTGTCACATCCCAGTCTTCTGCTGGATTTCAGTCACTGTTCTAGAGAGAATGTTGAGTGAAGCAGAGAGAAGAAAGATCCCCAAGACTCTCACTCAAATGTACACACACTTCCTGATCATTCAGACAAACATCAAACATCAGAAGGACTATGAGAAGAAAGATGAAGACATGATCTTCAAACTGGGGAAACTGGCTTTTGAGCAGCTTGTGAAAGGCAATCTGATCTTCTATGATGAAGACCTGAGAGAGTGTGGCATTGATGTAGCAGAAGCATCAGTGTACTCAGGATTGTGTACTCAGATCTTCAGAGAGGAGTTTGGTTTGTATCAGGGGAAAGTTTACTGCTTTGTTCATCTTAGCATCCAGGAACATCTAGCGGCTCTTTATGCTCACATCTCCATCACAAACAACAACAGAAATGTGTTTGATCAAAGTCTTAACGCAGATCAGTTTTCTAAAATTTTGGCCAGATTAAGGGTTGGCCAGTTTTTTTTATCTGAGTTGCATCAGCGAGCTGTAGATGAATCTTTGCAGAGTAAGAATGGACATCTGGATCTTTTCCTGCGTTTTCTTCTGGGTCTTTCACTGGAGTCCAATCAGATTCTCTTACAGGATCTACCGACACAGATGAGAAGATGCTCCtacaataaaaagaaaactgttGAGTACATTAAACAGAAGATGAATGAGAATCGGTCTACAGAGAAATCCATCAATCTGATTCACTGTCTGAATGAACTGGGTGATGATTCACTGCTGCAGGAGATTCAACGTTATGTGACATCTGAATCATTAGGAAAGACCAAACTCTCCTCTTCACAGTGGGCAGCTTtagtttttgtgttgttgacgtCTGAGCAGCATTTGGATGAACTTAATCTAAATAAATTTATTGGAGATAAAAATACAGCAGATGAAGTTCTTGTGAGACTGCAGCTTGTGGTTAAAGAAACCAAAAAACTCAAGTAAGTAAAACTAACAACAATCACAtgactgtttatatattaaagcaacactatgtagttttccATGTAAGATTGGCTTACGGCTCCCCCATGAGGTTGAACAGTGCAACAGTGCCTGtaatcagacactcttctgcaggtaggggaggggcggggctgtgttctCCAACCCGATCACGTGACTTACGATTGTGGCTGTAGCAGCTATGAGGCTAATCAGGTTGCAGTAGATTTCATACAGGAGTTGGTCaccactgaaataattttagagacattatttaaaggtcgAAAAAacagtgttgctttaaagggacCATTTAAAATGTCCGcccaaaaaaatcaattcatactccacactccaaacagacgggggcagtatacctccagaaagtgagttggtctattttaatttagcagctgcaaatttagcagcatatatcaagtttgatttacattagcaACTAAGTTATCATTAGTCACAAAACCTTTCggtctcattaaaattgcaatgttttccgctacgtttcgtgcgtccatttggtgttcattatcatcgaagacatttcaagctagctaatgttacattttagcatcagcttGGTAGATAACGGGTGAAAACCGGATCGGATCCGTGGGTAGATCTAACTATTAAACGCTAACAGCTAAGGATGTGcgataatttgcatgcgatagtcattgcgcttctcgtcagtgaagccggtttcttgattaaaagtgaatcgccatcagctgctttcagatggagccacatttactgcacaaagccgtagttcatgtacaagctgagcataggttatcgcaatgcctattataagtgaacttctagcgaaatactaacagcatcttacttaccaatcgaaaagaaatgttgtcattttggagtcgaacctcatttctttcatgtcCATTAGTTGTCTCCAGCGATGAAAAGCAGTGCCAGTATTTACTCTGTTTCGGTTACTtcatttatcatattttatttgtgattccgaGCGCGTTGTTCCCTTTTTCTAACAAAAGTCATTTTCCTAATGTTGTAAATAAATCAGAAGTCAATCTCAAAACGGTaacaattaaatgaaaaacttcatgctgcaatgcatgctgggtatcagcaatttacaaatctcatttaGGACTCTCAGCATGCACTTCGGCATGGATAATGAACTGTTTACTATTTTCTTTGttaccatggttgagattcatacttcTTGATGTTCTTGATGTTTGTCCCAAATGTACAaacaggtggatgctgcacattggtggtggtcgaggagattcccccattcatatgtaaagcgctttgagcactgaGAAAAAGCtctatataaatgtaacgaattattataattaattattattttattattattaaatacagCTGTTAAatttttgtccaaagtttctaaaacttcttaatgacaaactgcttcaaaagtgctggatctcatttacATTAATGTCAGAAAACCAACTTTTGATGAATACATCAATTAATTAAGTGATGATCTTTATCATTATGTACCAACAACCACAG from Paramisgurnus dabryanus chromosome 8, PD_genome_1.1, whole genome shotgun sequence includes:
- the LOC141282482 gene encoding protein NLRC3-like encodes the protein MANSQGFRDGDDFPGVRSDYQKISDSSGISCVSMRSDQSMNEPLKFQDRETSPGLSYHLHQKTFRSNLKNKYERLCEGTSSERNPTLLNEIYTELYITESKSGEISNEHEVRQIETQSRRTTTEETPIKCYDIFKPLPEQDKHIRSVLTRGVAGIGKTVSVQKIILDWAEEKENQDVHLIFPLPFRGINLMKNKTLSLLDLLHLFFPQTKEMNISSKRYKVLFIFDGLDECRLSLDFHSSVRLCDVSESTSVDVMLTNLIKGNLFPSALIWITSRPAAADLIPSECVDRVTEVRGFSDPQKEEYFRKRISDESLSDQIISHLKSSRSLYIMCHIPVFCWISVTVLERMLSEAERRKIPKTLTQMYTHFLIIQTNIKHQKDYEKKDEDMIFKLGKLAFEQLVKGNLIFYDEDLRECGIDVAEASVYSGLCTQIFREEFGLYQGKVYCFVHLSIQEHLAALYAHISITNNNRNVFDQSLNADQFSKILARLRVGQFFLSELHQRAVDESLQSKNGHLDLFLRFLLGLSLESNQILLQDLPTQMRRCSYNKKKTVEYIKQKMNENRSTEKSINLIHCLNELGDDSLLQEIQRYVTSESLGKTKLSSSQWAALVFVLLTSEQHLDELNLNKFIGDKNTADEVLVRLQLVVKETKKLKLWRCDITDEGCVALTSALRSNPSSLRDLDLSYNNLTDSGVKLISDVLKNPDCKLKILKLSQCDITDEGCVALTSALRSNPSHLRELNLSFNNLRDSGVKLISDVLKNPDCKLEILELKWCYITDEGCVALTSALRSNPSHLRELNLTYNKLTDSGVKLISDLKDDPHYKLQTVRLW